caggtgtttctatagcgTATCtgacgttacagcaggtgtttctatagtcgtatctaacgttacagcaggtgtttctatagtcgtatctaaCGTTACAGGTGTTTCTATGTCGTAtaacgttacagcaggtgttctTATAGTCGTACCTGAACGTTACAGCGGTGTTTCTATATGTCGTATctaacgttacagcaggtgtttctatagtcgtacctacgttacagcaggtgtttctatagtcgtacctGACATTACAGCGGTTTTCTATAGTCGTACCTGACGTTACGCAGGTGTTCTATAGTCGTATctaacgttacagcaggtgtttctatagtgtATCTagacgttacagcaggtgtttctatagtcgtatctaacgttacagcaggtgtttctatagtcgtacctgacgttacagcaggtgtttctatagtcgtacctgatgttacagcaggtgtttctatagtcgtatctaacgttacagcaggtgtttctatagtcgatCTAATGTTACAGcagtgtttctatagtcgtatctgacgttacagcaggtgtttctatagtcgtacctatgttacagcaggtgtttataGTCGTATctacgttacagcaggtgtttctatagtcgtacctgatgttacagcaggtgtttctatagtcgtatctacgttacagcaggtgtttctatatcGTACctaacgttacagcaggtgttctatagtcgtatctacgttacagcaggtgttctAAGTCGTATctacgttacagcaggtgttccTATAGTCGTACTtgacgttacagcaggtgtttctatagtcgtatctacgttacagcaggtgtttctatagtcgtatctgACGTTacgcaggtgtttctatagtcgtatctgACGTTACAGCGGTTTCTATATCGTATCACGTTacgcaggtgtttctatagtcgtatctaacgttacagcaggtgtttctatagtcgtatctgAGTTACAGcagtgtttctatagtcgtatctgacgttacagcaggtgtttctatagtcgtatctaacgttacagcaggtgtttctatagtcgtatctacgttacagcaggtgtttctatagtcgtactaacgttacagcaggtgtttctatagtcgtacctgacgttacagcaggtgtttctatagtcgtatctaaCGTTACAGCAGTGTTCTATTGTACTGACGTAGCTTCTATAGTGTACCtgacgttacagcaggtgtttctatagtcgtatctgatgttacagcaggtgtttctatagtcgtatctaacgttacagcaggtgtttctatagtcgtactacattacagcaggtgtttctatagtcgtacctgacgttacagcaggtgtttctatagtcgtatctgatgttacagcaggtgtttctatagtcgtatctaacttacagcaggtgtttctatagtcgtacctgacttacagcaggtgtttctatagtcgtatctaacgttacagcaggtgtttctatagtcgtattaacgttacagcaggtgtttctatagtcgtacctaacgttacagcaggtgtttctatataGTCGTATctacgttacagcaggtgtttctatagtcgtactagtacagcaggtgtttctatagtcgtatctgagttacagcaggtgtttctatagtcgtacctaacgttacagcaggtgtttctatagtcgtatctgaacgttacagcaggtgtttctatagtcgtacctgacgttacagcaggtgtttctatagtcgtatctaacgttacagcaggtgttctatagtcgtatctaacgttacagcaggtgtttctatagtcgtacctgatgttacagcaggtgtttctatagtcgtacctgacgttacagcaggtgtttctatagtcgtatctaagttacagcaggtgtttctatagtcgtatctaacgttacagcagtgtttctatagtcgtatctaacgttacagcaggtgtttctatagtcgtatctaacgttacagcagtgtttctatagtcgtatctaatgttacagcaggtgtttctatagtcgtatcctgacgttacagcaggtgtttctatagtcgtacctgacgttacagcaggtgtttctatagtcgtatctaacgttacagcaggtgttctTATAGTCGTATctaacgttacagcaggtgtttctatagtcgtatctacgttacagcaggtgtttctatagtcgtatcaagttacagcaggtgtttctatagtcgtatctgACGTTAacgcaggtgtttctatagtcgtattgacgttacagcaggtgtttctatagtcgtatctaGTTACAGcagtgtttctatagtcgtatctatgtacagcaggtgtttctatagtcgtatctgacgttacagcaggtgtttctatagtcgtatctgatgttacagcaggtgtttctatagtcgtatctaaTGTTACAGGCANNNNNNNNNNNNNNNNNNNNNNNNNNNNNNNNNNNNNNNNNNNNNNNNNNNNNNNNNNNNNNNNNNNNNNNNNNNNNNNNNNNNNNNNNNNNNNNNNNNNNNNNNNNNNNNNNNNNNNNNNNNNNNNNNNNNNNNNNNNNNNNNNNNNNNNNNNNNNNNNNNNNNNNNNNNNNNNNNNNNNNNNNNNNNNNNNNNNNNNNNNNNNNNNNNNNNNNNNNNNNNNNNNNNNNNNNNNNNNNNNNNNNNNNNNNNNNNNNNNNNNNNNNNNNNNNNNNNNNNNNNNNNNNNNNNNNNNNNNNNNNNNNNNNNNNNNNNNNNNNNNNNNNNNNNNNNNNNNNNNNNNNNNNNNNNNNNNNNNNNNNNNNNNNNNNNNNNNNNNNNNNNNNNNNNNNNNNNNNNNNNNNNNNNNNNNNNNNNNNNNNNNNNNNNNNNNNNNNNNNNNNNNNNNNNNNNNNNNNNNNNNNNNNNNNNNNNNNNNNNNNNNNNNNNNNNNNNNNNNNNNNNNNNNNNNNNNNNNNNNNNNNNNNNNNNNNNNNNNNNNNNNNNNNNNNNNNNNNNNNNNNNNNNNNNNNNNNNNNNNNNNNNNNNNNNNNNNNNNNNNNNNNNNNNNNNNNNNNNNNNNNNNNNNNNNNNNNNNNNNNNNNNNNNNNNNNNNNNNNNNNNNNNNNNNNNNNNNNNNNNNNNNNNNNNNNNNNNNNNNNNNNNNNNNNNNNNNNNNNNNNNNNNNNNNNNNNNNNNNNNNNNNNNNNNNNNNNNNNNNNNNNNNNNNNNNNNNNNNNNNNNNNNNNNNNNNNNNNNNNNNNNNNNNNNNNNNNNNNNNNNNNNNNNNNNNNNNNNNNNNNNNNNNNNNNNNNNNNNNNNNNNNNNNNNNNNNNNNNNNNNNNNNNNNNNNNNNNNNNNNNNNNNNNNNNNNNNNNNNNNNNNNNNNNNNNNNNNNNNNNNNNNNNNNNNNNNNNNNNNNNNNNNNNNNNNNNNNNNNNNNNNNNNNNNNNNNNNNNNNNNNNNNNNNNNNNNNNNNNNNNNNNNNNNNNNNNNNNNNNNNNNNNNNNNNNNNNNNNNNNNNNNNNNNNNNNNNNNNNNNNNNNNNNNNNNNNNNNNNNNNNNNNNNNNNNNNNNNNNNNNNNNNNNNNNNNNNNNNNNNNNNNNNNNNNNNNNNNNNNNNNNNNNNNNNNNNNNNNNNNNNNNNNNNNNNNNNNNNNNNNNNNNNNNNNNNNNNNNNNNNNNNNNNNNNNNNNNNNNNNNNNNNNNNNNNNNNNNNNNNNNNNNNNNNNNNNNNNNNNNNNNNNNNNNNNNNNNNNNNNNNNNNNNNNNNNNNNNNNNNNNNNNNNNNNNNNNNNGAGAAGCACAGCTATAGTCGTACCTAACGTTACAGCAAGTGTTTCTATAGTCATACctaacgttacagcaggtgtttctatagtcgtacctgatgttacagcaggtgtttctatagtcgtacctgacgttacagcaggtgtttctatagtcgtacctaacgttacagcaggtgtttctatagtcgtacctgatgttacagcaggtgtttctatagtcgtacctGACGTTACAGcagtgtttctatagtcgtatctaacgttacagcaggtgtttctatagtcgtatcacgttacagcaggtgtttctatagtcgtaactacgttacagcaggtgtttctatagtcgtacctgacgttacagcaggtgtttctatagtcgtatctaaCGTTACAGCAGGGTGTTCTATAGTCGTATctacgttacagcaggtgttctatagtcgtatctgacgttacagcaggtgtttctatagtcgtactCGTTACAGcagtgtttctatagtcgtatcttacgttacagcaggtgtttctatagtcgtatctgacgttacagcaggtgtttctatagtcgtatctaacgttacagcaggtgtttctatatcGTACCTGACGTTACACAGGTGTTCTATTAGTCGTACCTGACGTTACAGCATGTtttctatagtcgtatctaatgttacagcaggtgtttctatagtcgtacctAACGTTACAGCaagtgtttctatagtcgtatctaacgttacagcaggtgtttctatagtcgtatctaacgtttacagcaggtgtttctatagtcgtatctaacgttacagcaggtgtttctatagtcgtacctaacgttacagcaggtgtttctatagtcgtatctacgttacagcaggtgtttctatagtcgtatctaatgttacagcaggtgtttctatagtcgtacctgacgttacagcaggtgttctatagtcgtatctgacgttacagcaggtgtttctatagtcgtatctacgttacagcaggtgtttctatagtcgtatctaatgttacagcaggtgtttctatagtcgtactgcgttacagcaggtgtttctatagtcgtatctaatgttacagcaggtgtttctatagtcgtatctaacgttacagcaggtgtttctatagtcgtatctaacgttacagcaggtgtttctatagtcgtacctGACGTTTCAGcagtgtttctatagtcgtatctaacgttacagcaggtgtttctataggtCATCTaatgttacagcaggtgtttctatagtcgtacctgacgttacagcaggtgtttctatagtcgtatctgtgttacagcaggtgtttctatagtcgtacctgacgttacagcaggtgtttctatagtcgtatctacgttacagcaggtgtttctatagtcgtatctaacgttacagcaggtgtttctatagtcgtatctaaTGTTACAGCAGGTGTTCTATAGTCGTACCtgacgttacagcaggtgtttctatagtcgtatctaacgttacagcaggtgtttctatagtcgtacctgacgttacagcaggtgtttctatagtcgtatctaatgttacagcaggtgtttctatagtcgtactacgttacagcaggtgtttcatAGTCGTATcaacgttacagcaggtgtttctatagtcgtatctaatgttacagcaggtgtttctatagtcgtacctgacgttacagcaggtgtttctatagtcgtatctaacgttacagcaggtgtttctatagtcgtatctaatgttacagcaggtgtttctatagtcgtacctGACGTTACAGcagtgtttctatagtcgtatctaacgttacagcaggtgtttctatatcGTATCTaatgttacagcaggtgtttctatagtcgtatctgacgttacagcaggtgtttctatagtcgtatctaacgttacagcaggtgtttctatagtcgtatctgACGTTACAGCAGgggttacagcaggtgtttctatagtcgtacctgacgttacagcaggtgtttctatagtcgtacctAACGTTAGGGACTGAAATGTCCTTAACGTTACAATCAATATGAGAAGTAGGGACTGAATGTTTCCTCAACGTTACCTTCACAGATGATCAGCAGGTCGTTGTAGCTGAAGCCGGTGGGACACTCGCAGCGGAAGCTCCCTATCTGGTTGATACAGACCCCGCTAGCACAGATACCTGGAATTTCTCTGCACTCATTAATATCTGAAACAGGAAGCAAACCGAATTTTAACAAATCTGTCATATCTTTACTTAAAGTTTAGTCACACTGTAGATggttctttgttgttgttttttttacccgtttttctccccaatttcgtggtttccaaatggtagttacagtcttttctcaacgctgcaactcccgtacggactcgggagagacgaaggtcgagagccgtgcgtcctccgaaacacaacccaaccaaaccgCACGGCTTCTTTAACACAATGCCAACTTAACCcgtaagccagccacaccaatgtatcggaggaaacaccgtacacctggtgactgtgtcagcgtgcactgcgcccggcccgccacaggagtcgctagtgcgcgatgggacaaggacatccctgccggccaaaccctcccctaaaccggacgacgctgggccaattgtgcgctgccccatgggtctcccgatcgTGGctagctgcgacagagcctagactcgaacccagaatctctagtggcacagctagcacagtgatgcagtgccttagaccactgcaccactcgggagacccCACATAACTTTTTTAGGACCAGAAGTGAATGTGGTTAATGTAAAAAGGATACAAGTTGACTAAGTAGGAGCAGAATAATATGTCTCACCCACTGCTTTCCCAGTTTCAATATCCAGTTTGAAGCCAGGGATGATGTTTCCACAAAGTGTCTtatagtcacctggaaagcaaaGCCATTCAAAACACTTTTTACCATGAataatgctgtgtgtctgtctgtgtgtctgagtctgagtctgagtctgagtctgagtctgagtgtgtgtggtgtgtgtgggtgtgtgtgtgtgtgtgtgtgtgtgtcgtgtgtgtgtgtgtgttgtgtctgtgtgtgtgtggtgtgtgtgtgtcctgtgtgtctgtgtgtgtgttgtgtgtgtgtgtggtgtgtgtgtgtgtgtgtgtgtgtgtgtgtgtgtgtgtgtgtggtgtgtgtgtgcctgtgtgtgtgtgtgtgcctgtgtgtgtgtgtacgtgcatgcctGTGCTACTGACCGGTGCCGGGGGTTGGGCAGGCTTCGCAGGGCTTGTTCCAGGCCTTGCCCACGTTGTAGGCACAGCAGCAGATCTTGTGGGTGAGGTTGAAGGCCAGCTCGTTCTCACACGTTGTGCCGTTGAAGTTCCTGTAGCACAGGCTCTTTCTCATGTCTGGGTTAAAAACGGAACACGGTGGCACAATCAGTTGAGTAGTAGAAGATCGTGGTTAAGATAGATTTGATTACGGTGGTAATAATGTAATGATGTGCCatatgtgatatgtggttgtctcacctagctatctattTATATGAATGCACTGattgtaagttgctctgtataagagcgtctgctaaatgactgaaatgtcatgtaataaaaaataaaaaagtaggtCACATTAATTAATGAGTTTATATTATTGCAGCGTGAGGAATCTGATGGGGGTAtattccagacctgggttcaagtacttCCTggcgaaggccatgcagccgaaacgagTCACgagtttttaaactttgtttccattgtacatgccatacaaataaaggcattttaattaattatatgaagagtYCCTTGgttctcctttctttttgatgaccaatttaccccctTTTATCAAAGAGCCCCTTCTGTCGACCAACATCTACTGTTGTGTACCTTAGCAGCTTCTGTCTACCAACATCTACTGTTGTGTACCTTAGCagtgcttcccttcctcctttttctctactcttttaaatatttttaatacTTTAATACTTTTCTCTAGCCTGCCTGGAAAGCCAGGTGGGCAGGGTTTGaccttttgggactattccaggAATGCTCAATCAACCACAGGCACAgtgtttgaaatgatttcaaataacataataatatacgccatttagcagacgcttttatccaaagcgacttacaYTCATACTTGCAtatattttacgtatgggtggtcctgggaatcgaacccattaTCCGGGTGTTGCAAACCCCATGTCCTACAAACTGAGCCTACAGAAGACCAacaaatagtatttaaacccaggtctggtatgTACACACTTTGGATAAACGTGTCCGCTCATTGAAATACTATATTATTCTTATTTATACGTTGTGTAATGAAGCACTCACCCATGCAGTTGTTGCCTCCGTTGATCTGCATGTAATCCTGTGGACACACACAAGTGTAGTTCCCCAGTGTGTTGTAGCAGATGCCAGGACCACAGATTACAGGATTCACCACACACTCGTCAATGTCTGCAGGGCCACAGAGGTGATCAGTTCACGGTATTGATGAAAAACATGGTGTCTAATGTTGTGTTTTAGTTATGTTTCTCATAGTTGGTTTTCGTTATATTTTGAGCCTACTATTAGAACGTATGTGGATTTTTTAAAATCGGGTTACACCGTTACGGTAtatgatataaaatacatttaaaaaatataccgtaaaacttcaattaaacgTTGAGTCTCAAATTGccgcctgtcccttttaatagcaCACATTTTTTMWAAATAAACATCTGTTTCAAATAAACACAGGGtctaaattaattgtttatgaggttaccatgaattaccatgaattaccatgaattaccatgaattgtttaaaaggtttaatgtttgatttgttacattaaataattcagtaatgaaCAATCATCCGTTTTTATCGCCAGTAAGAAACTGCTcgccattggctgctaacagctgagaactgctcgccattggctgctaacagctgagaactgctagccattggctgctaacagctgagaactgctaaccactggctgctaacagctgaaaactgctagccattggttgctaacagctgagaactgctaaccattggctgctaacagctgagaactgctagctggGATGTATTGGATGTTGGGGTTTTAGGATCATTGGGATGTTTAGGATGTTTGGGATCATTGGGATGTGTTGGGATCATTGGGATGTTGGGATGTTAGGATCATTGGATGTTTGGGATCAATTGGGATGTTTGGGATGTTTAGGATCATTGGGAGTTGGGATCATTGGGATGTTTGGATCATTGGATGTTGGGATCATTCTGAATCTTGTTGTGGATCTTCTCCTCCAGACATAGATGAGTGTCTGGAGCTGCCGGGCCTGTGTCAGGGAGGAAACTGTGTCAACACGTTTGGCAGCTTCTCGTGTGACTGTCTCCTGGCTACTACCTCAACATAGACAGTCGCATCTGTGAAGGTGAGACACCATGCCATTTAACATCCCATTCAATCATATGTGAAGTTGAGACACCATGCCATAATAGTGGATAATGCATCCTGACTGCTAATTTTCGTATAGCTtatattatttaatttttgtttatattttttacatactgtaaagcatttttttgcTTAAATCACTAAACACAACAGGCACTTATtagacaggcttctatttgagccatgCTTCTATATCGTTAATGCACACAACTTTTTCTAATTTGAATAGTTAATTGTTAAATTCCAACATTCACTTCCtgcattttaatcaatttcttcATTTCCGGCACTGTGTTATCGTTTACACTTTGTGCACGTTtcttttgtcttaaaaacttttTTCTTGACAAAGTAATTATTCTCCTCTTGGACTGTGGATTTTTCGTCAGTTCTTACTTTCGCCCCCAATAGGGTGATCGGATGATTTGTAGGGTctgttgactgtttttgtgcttgccagttaactatcagttctcagctgttagcagccaatggctagcagttctcagactgttagcagccaatggttagcagttctcagctgttagcagcacatggttagcagttctcagctgttagcaaccaatagctagcagttct
This sequence is a window from Salvelinus sp. IW2-2015 unplaced genomic scaffold, ASM291031v2 Un_scaffold4685, whole genome shotgun sequence. Protein-coding genes within it:
- the LOC139026397 gene encoding fibrillin-2-like, which gives rise to MQINGGNNCMDMRKSLCYRNFNGTTCENELAFNLTHKICCCAYNVGKAWNKPCEACPTPGTGDYKTLCGNIIPGFKLDIETGKAVDINECREIPGICASGVCINQIGSFRCECPTGFSYNDLLIICEDIDECSSGENLCQRNADCINSPGSYRCECSEGFNLSPIGACI